A window of the Juglans microcarpa x Juglans regia isolate MS1-56 chromosome 5D, Jm3101_v1.0, whole genome shotgun sequence genome harbors these coding sequences:
- the LOC121264854 gene encoding F-box protein At5g46170-like produces the protein MSPFSSVPPEDLLIDHFDRLPDSLLLLVFNKIGDVKALGRCCVVSRRFHSLVPQVENVIVRVDCVISNDDSSPSSSSSSPSSSDKSRNPFSNLFRFVFLGTIVKPYQFLTQFLGGPKRPSSSGSSSSSSSLFLAEDGEVDQGGVTHHSPTQVLKNFNEVRFLRIELPGGELGIDDGVLLKWRADFGSTLDNCVILGASSVVYSTKSANDNGADGFCATNNGGGGDDNGSIPESFYTNGGLKLRVVWTISSLIAASARHYLLQPIISEHKTLDNLVLTDADGQGVLCMNRDQLEELRVKPLSASSASKRTQVPALNMRLWYAPHLELPGGMVLKGATLVAIRPSEQSAVAMARKEVSDVSWVSMAFEEPYGTAAKMLVKRRTYCLEMNSF, from the coding sequence ATGTCTCCGTTCTCCTCTGTTCCACCGGAAGACCTGCTCATCGACCATTTCGACCGATTACCCGactccctcctcctcctcgtaTTCAACAAGATCGGAGATGTGAAGGCTCTCGGCCGCTGCTGCGTCGTCTCGCGTCGCTTTCACTCCCTGGTCCCCCAGGTCGAAAACGTCATCGTCCGCGTCGACTGCGTCATCTCCAACGACGATTCCTCCCCCtcctcgtcttcttcctctccttcctcCTCCGATAAATCCCGCAACCCTTTTTCCAATCTCTTCCGCTTCGTCTTCTTGGGAACGATCGTCAAACCCTACCAGTTCTTGACCCAATTCCTAGGCGGCCCCAAGAGACCGTCTTCttctggttcttcttcttcttcttcctccctgtTCCTCGCTGAGGACGGCGAGGTCGACCAAGGCGGCGTGACCCACCACTCTCCGACCCAGGTCCTCAAGAACTTCAACGAGGTTCGGTTCCTTCGCATCGAGCTTCCCGGTGGAGAATTGGGCATCGATGACGGCGTTTTGTTGAAGTGGAGGGCCGATTTCGGTTCCACTCTCGACAACTGCGTCATTCTCGGCGCGTCTTCGGTGGTCTACTCCACCAAGAGTGCGAACGACAATGGTGCAGATGGGTTTTGTGCCACTAACAATGGAGGAGGAGGGGACGATAACGGAAGCATACCCGAGTCGTTCTACACGAATGGGGGCCTCAAACTGCGAGTCGTTTGGACTATCAGCTCGCTGATCGCGGCCTCGGCGAGGCATTATTTGCTGCAGCCGATCATTTCGGAGCACAAAACTCTGGATAATCTGGTGCTGACCGATGCGGATGGACAGGGCGTGTTGTGTATGAACAGGGACCAGCTCGAGGAGCTGAGGGTGAAGCCCTTGTCGGCCTCGTCGGCATCAAAGAGGACGCAAGTGCCTGCACTTAACATGCGGCTTTGGTACGCGCCGCACTTGGAACTGCCCGGTGGAATGGTTTTGAAGGGGGCGACGCTGGTGGCGATTCGGCCTAGCGAGCAGTCGGCAGTGGCAATGGCGAGGAAGGAAGTGTCGGATGTGTCATGGGTTTCGATGGCTTTTGAGGAGCCGTACGGGACTGCGGCAAAGATGCTGGTGAAGCGGCGGACTTACTGCCTTGAGATGAACTCCTTCTGA